The following coding sequences lie in one Pontibacter sp. G13 genomic window:
- a CDS encoding SDR family oxidoreductase — MKIAVTAASGKLGAAIVKALIEEVGAEQVVAVARTPKHAAHLGVEVRKGDYNSPEDLTAAFEGVDKVLLVSGMDDPQKRIQQHRNVIEAAKTKGVQKIVYTSIVGNEEKTAFNPIVQSNRQTEADVKASGLDWAIGRNGIYIDPDLDYLDTYVAEGEIRNCAEDGKCAYTSRAELGYAYAQMLLGDAHNGNTYNLVGEAITQAELADLINQVYGTELTYRYVTFEAYAEERKQALGDFIGMVIAGIYDGIRSGFNDLPSDYERAAGRPHLSPLEMIQLYKVGS, encoded by the coding sequence ATGAAAATCGCCGTAACCGCCGCCAGCGGAAAATTGGGTGCCGCCATCGTCAAGGCACTTATCGAGGAAGTTGGAGCTGAGCAAGTAGTCGCTGTAGCTCGGACGCCCAAGCATGCCGCGCATCTGGGAGTGGAGGTCCGAAAAGGAGATTACAATAGTCCCGAAGACTTGACGGCTGCATTTGAAGGGGTGGATAAAGTCCTGCTCGTATCCGGAATGGATGATCCGCAGAAGCGCATTCAGCAGCATCGCAATGTCATCGAAGCCGCCAAAACCAAAGGCGTGCAGAAGATTGTCTACACCAGCATTGTGGGAAATGAGGAGAAAACGGCCTTCAATCCAATTGTCCAGAGCAATCGCCAGACAGAGGCGGATGTCAAAGCGTCTGGCCTTGACTGGGCAATCGGTAGGAATGGAATCTACATCGATCCTGATCTGGATTATCTGGATACCTATGTGGCGGAAGGCGAAATTCGGAATTGTGCAGAAGACGGGAAATGTGCGTACACGAGCCGTGCAGAATTGGGATATGCATACGCGCAGATGTTGTTGGGAGACGCACACAATGGCAATACCTACAACTTGGTGGGGGAAGCGATCACTCAGGCCGAACTGGCTGACTTGATCAATCAAGTGTATGGTACCGAGCTGACCTATCGGTATGTGACCTTTGAGGCGTATGCGGAAGAGCGGAAGCAAGCATTGGGAGATTTCATCGGGATGGTCATTGCGGGGATTTACGATGGGATTCGAAGTGGATTCAATGACCTGCCATCTGACTATGAACGAGCTGCCGGACGGCCTCATCTGTCGCCGCTGGAAATGATACAACTGTACAAAGTAGGTAGCTAA
- a CDS encoding chondroitinase-B domain-containing protein: protein MNPLLPLFSGFWARRGGYAPAPFSSKWCLLLVLIGLSSIAQATTYTVSSADAFNALSLSPGDVVIWQDGIYSADDNITFTADGTASNPIILKAETPGGVQFTGEMTMDISGDYVIVEGFYWNGGAAANNHVEFRRSSAYANHSIIRNCAFNDLTPSGTDKHRWIVLYGTHNVVENCSFVNKRSPGALVLVELAYNDFNPVGHIIRNNYFFNYEERDPSTTHAGDSETIRIGTSSYQDKSASVLVENNYFQEADGENEIITNKSANNMYKHNTFRNCHGSLVLRHGAHAWVEGNFFLGENKVGSGGIRVSDSYHTIINNYMQGLNNDGDKWNNGITLVGGSATSGGTSNGYQKVDGILVAFNTIYNADDPLFYNDRDSHDPTGTFAYNLVYSTNGTLVAGDISGTGQGMTYVGNIMGGSSIGVTDAGLIQGDANFAASGEIFIPSSTGLAADAAGSSYSSDVLFDIEGKSRPSSNMDVGAHEVSGGIGSAIYAPHTDSDVGNSIGACFLDATGATIPNCSGSAGETLLVANPSTFSDVAGTQTISVTSNLSWSASDNASWISLTPTSGSNNGSIDVTVTANTGSSSRSGTITVTGGTLTRTVTVSQDAAGSSIIQVTGVDLTPSSVTLSVGGTAQLTANITPSDATDTGVSFSSSDASVATVNAAGLVTAQGSGNATITVTTDDGGFTASSSVSVVSSNSVQNLALNQTVTGTGTPDGSNVPSNLVDDDDAGTSRWSVSGFPQSAIVDLGDTYTLEYTELVCYQDRAYQYTIEVAPESGTYTQVVDRTNNTTTGSSASPLTDNLGSISGRYVRITVTGANVYSGSWVSLNEFRVFGDQPSGPPAQTGSVSNTPLADTYVRGGTYSGNSYTNESEIWLKETSGSNYRRRSLFKFPLDNVPVNATITSAKLLLTPSAVGSTANSLVSEVYHTDSWSSNVSWDDNPPFNELITTQSGGYAVGTATEYDVTDFLADFFVNEQNEVSFMVKSVGTDASGTYVRWVSMENTNQAAHPLLEIEYQVDSPLRLSQNIIQMYPNPVQTSMNISFSNPDEVTHFEIMDMAGRTIHRVEQIDSRLVRVNAAQWSSGVYFVRIFQRDTVVETLKFMK from the coding sequence ATGAATCCTCTACTACCTTTATTCTCGGGCTTTTGGGCCCGACGGGGAGGCTATGCCCCAGCCCCATTTTCCAGCAAATGGTGCCTGCTGTTGGTACTGATCGGGCTTTCGTCCATCGCTCAAGCAACAACTTACACGGTCAGTTCCGCTGATGCCTTCAACGCGCTCAGCTTGTCGCCCGGTGATGTCGTCATCTGGCAAGACGGAATCTACAGTGCGGATGACAATATCACCTTCACCGCCGACGGTACCGCGAGTAACCCCATCATCCTCAAAGCTGAAACCCCCGGAGGCGTGCAATTTACGGGGGAGATGACCATGGATATTTCCGGTGATTATGTCATTGTGGAAGGCTTTTATTGGAACGGGGGAGCGGCCGCCAACAACCATGTTGAATTCCGCCGAAGTAGCGCCTACGCCAATCACTCCATCATCCGCAACTGTGCGTTCAATGATCTGACCCCAAGCGGAACAGACAAGCATCGCTGGATCGTGCTGTACGGGACCCATAATGTGGTGGAGAACTGTTCATTTGTCAACAAGCGGAGTCCCGGCGCATTGGTGCTGGTGGAGCTTGCCTACAATGATTTCAATCCGGTGGGGCACATCATCCGGAACAACTATTTCTTCAACTACGAGGAACGCGATCCTTCGACGACACATGCCGGGGATAGCGAGACCATTCGCATTGGCACAAGTTCCTATCAGGACAAAAGCGCCAGTGTCTTGGTGGAAAACAACTATTTCCAAGAGGCCGATGGCGAAAATGAAATCATCACCAACAAGAGCGCCAACAACATGTACAAGCACAACACCTTCCGCAATTGCCACGGATCTCTGGTGCTGCGTCATGGCGCTCATGCATGGGTGGAGGGGAACTTTTTTCTAGGAGAAAATAAGGTCGGTTCTGGTGGAATCCGCGTTTCTGATAGCTACCACACGATCATCAACAACTACATGCAGGGGTTGAACAATGATGGCGATAAATGGAACAATGGGATCACGCTGGTAGGCGGTTCTGCCACATCCGGTGGGACGAGCAATGGATACCAGAAAGTGGATGGCATCTTGGTGGCATTCAACACCATCTACAATGCCGATGACCCGCTGTTCTACAACGATCGGGATTCACATGATCCTACGGGGACATTTGCCTACAACTTGGTGTACAGCACCAATGGGACGTTGGTCGCGGGAGACATTTCCGGTACAGGGCAGGGGATGACCTATGTGGGCAATATCATGGGAGGTTCGAGCATTGGCGTGACGGATGCTGGATTGATTCAGGGCGATGCGAACTTTGCAGCCAGTGGGGAAATATTTATTCCCAGCAGTACTGGACTCGCCGCCGATGCCGCTGGTAGTTCCTACAGCTCAGATGTTCTATTTGATATCGAGGGCAAATCCCGCCCCTCCAGCAACATGGATGTGGGGGCACATGAGGTGTCGGGAGGAATTGGATCTGCCATTTATGCGCCTCACACCGATAGCGATGTGGGAAATTCCATCGGTGCTTGTTTCCTAGATGCAACCGGGGCGACCATTCCCAACTGTTCCGGATCTGCGGGCGAAACCCTCCTTGTCGCCAATCCTTCTACTTTTTCCGATGTGGCTGGCACCCAAACCATCTCTGTCACTTCGAATCTTAGCTGGTCGGCCTCTGACAATGCCTCATGGATCAGCTTGACTCCCACCTCTGGTTCCAACAATGGAAGCATCGACGTGACGGTCACTGCGAATACGGGTTCATCCAGTCGATCTGGAACGATTACGGTAACTGGAGGTACGTTGACGAGAACGGTGACGGTATCTCAGGACGCGGCAGGGAGCAGTATCATCCAAGTGACGGGCGTAGATTTGACGCCTTCGAGCGTTACGCTTTCGGTAGGGGGAACCGCTCAATTGACTGCGAATATCACTCCTTCCGATGCCACAGACACGGGCGTTTCTTTCAGCTCAAGTGATGCTTCGGTTGCGACAGTGAATGCTGCCGGGCTGGTCACTGCCCAAGGTTCAGGAAATGCCACGATTACGGTGACCACTGATGACGGTGGGTTTACCGCCTCTTCCTCCGTATCTGTGGTGTCTAGCAATTCCGTACAAAATCTCGCGCTCAACCAAACGGTGACTGGGACGGGAACTCCGGACGGCTCCAATGTCCCCTCCAATTTGGTTGACGATGATGATGCCGGCACTTCCAGATGGTCTGTATCTGGATTTCCACAGTCTGCCATCGTTGATCTGGGCGACACCTACACCCTCGAATACACGGAATTGGTGTGCTATCAGGACCGAGCCTACCAGTATACCATCGAAGTCGCTCCGGAATCAGGTACCTATACTCAGGTGGTGGATCGCACCAACAATACCACGACGGGTAGTTCTGCGAGCCCATTGACCGACAATCTAGGGTCTATTTCGGGAAGATATGTTCGTATCACGGTGACGGGTGCCAATGTGTATTCCGGAAGCTGGGTGAGTTTGAATGAATTCCGGGTCTTTGGAGATCAACCCTCGGGTCCTCCTGCCCAGACCGGATCAGTGTCCAATACCCCCTTGGCGGACACGTACGTTCGAGGAGGGACCTACTCCGGAAATTCCTATACCAATGAGTCCGAAATTTGGCTCAAGGAGACGAGCGGAAGTAATTACCGTCGCCGAAGCCTCTTCAAGTTTCCGCTCGACAATGTACCAGTCAACGCGACCATCACTTCCGCCAAGCTGCTCCTGACGCCCTCAGCCGTAGGTTCAACCGCCAATTCCTTGGTATCGGAAGTCTATCATACAGATAGCTGGTCCTCCAATGTCTCTTGGGATGACAATCCGCCCTTCAATGAGCTTATCACCACGCAATCGGGCGGGTATGCTGTAGGCACTGCTACCGAGTATGATGTGACGGATTTCTTGGCGGACTTCTTCGTCAATGAGCAAAACGAGGTGTCCTTCATGGTCAAATCCGTAGGAACCGATGCCTCTGGGACCTACGTGCGTTGGGTGTCCATGGAAAATACCAATCAGGCTGCGCACCCATTGCTGGAGATAGAATATCAGGTAGATTCTCCCCTGCGTCTCAGTCAGAACATCATCCAGATGTATCCAAATCCGGTTCAAACTTCCATGAATATCAGCTTCTCCAATCCAGACGAAGTCACGCATTTTGAGATCATGGATATGGCTGGAAGGACCATTCACCGCGTCGAACAGATCGATAGCCGATTGGTACGGGTGAATGCCGCCCAATGGAGTTCTGGAGTTTATTTCGTCCGGATTTTTCAACGAGATACCGTCGTGGAAACCCTCAAATTCATGAAGTAG